A region from the Vicia villosa cultivar HV-30 ecotype Madison, WI linkage group LG3, Vvil1.0, whole genome shotgun sequence genome encodes:
- the LOC131655305 gene encoding probable isoaspartyl peptidase/L-asparaginase 2 → MVAWAIAVHGGAGVDPNLPPQRQEEAKQLLTLCLNLGISALRSNASALDVVELVVRQLETDPLFNSGRGSALTANGTVEMEASIMDGTKRKCGAVSGVSTVKNPISLARLVMEKSPHSYLAFSGAEEFARQQGVEVTENEYFVTEDNVGMLKLAKEANTILFDYRIPTAGKCAGLESPVKMNGLPLSVYAPETVGCVVVDSEGRCAAATSTGGLMNKMSGRIGDSPIIGAGTYASELCGVSCTGEGEAIIRSTLAHEVAAVMEYKGYNLQDSVDYVIKHRLDEGFAGLIAVSNKGEVAYGHNCNGMFRACATENGFTEVRIWD, encoded by the exons ATGGTTGCTTGGGCTATTGCTGTTCACGGCGGCGCTGGTGTGGATCCTAATCTACCACCACAGCGTCAAGAAGAAGCCAAACAACTTCTCACTCTTTGTCTCAATCTCGGCATCTCCGCTCTCCGCTCCAATGCCTCCGCCCTCGATGTCGTCGAACTCGTC GTTAGACAATTGGAAACTGATCCCTTGTTCAACTCTGGCCGTGGATCTGCTCTCACAGCAAACGGAACCGTGGAGATGGAGGCTAGTATCATGGACGGTACCAAGAGAAAATGCGGTGCTGTATCCGGTGTTTCCACCGTGAAAAACCCTATCTCACTTGCTCGTCTTGTCATGGAGAAATCGCCTCATTCATACCTCGCCTTCTCCGGCGCAGAAGAATTCGCACGTCAACAG GGTGTGGAAGTTACTGAGAATGAATACTTCGTCACTGAGGATAATGTTGGCATGCTGAAACTTGCAAAAGAAGCCAATACAATTCTG TTTGACTATCGAATTCCAACTGCCGGAAAATGTGCAGGACTTGAAAGTCCAGTGAAGATGAACGGTCTCCCATTAAGCGTCTATGCACCGGAGACCGTCGGATGTGTGGTGGTGGACAGTGAAGGGAGATGTGCAGCCGCCACATCGACCGGTGGTTTAATGAACAAAATGAGTGGCCGAATTGGTGACTCACCAATTATAGGTGCTGGAACATATGCATCTGAGTTATGTGGAGTTTCTTGCACTGGTGAAGGTGAAGCTATCATACGCAGCACTCTTGCACATGAAGTTGCAGCAGTTATGGAGTACAAAGGTTATAATCTTCAAGACTCGGTGGATTATGTGATAAAACATcgtcttgatgaaggatttgctGGTCTTATTGCTGTGTCTAATAAGGGTGAAGTGGCTTATGGCCATAATTGTAATGGAATGTTTAGGGCTTGTGCTACTGAAAATGGGTTTACGGAGGTAAGAATCTGGGATTAG